A single window of Nocardioides kongjuensis DNA harbors:
- a CDS encoding amidase: protein MTDPNTPAPDEIGWLSATDLVAAVRSRRLRVADVAEALIERVERLNPALNALVWFDAEQVRRDAAALDAAQDAGADLGPLHGVPFTIKDLTAVAGVPLTFGMKPLAENLADHDAVIVERLVGAGGLFLGKTNTPESGYKACTDNHLFGPTHNPWKPGFNAGGSSGGAGAAVAAGLGPLAEASDGGGSVRIPASLCGVVGVKASTGRIPQTVLPGRYYSWAYHGPITRTVADAALMLDVVTGPDPRDPLSLPDRVDFTAAIADRDLTGVRVAWSPDLGLGIPVDPEILAVCEEAVGALAAAGAEVEKAEPDWGELDPQLAMWHGIWVPGFASEHDLLDWPSLRGDVDDELIELVAEGERLTGVDVGRADAARGQMWDVFTRFMGRYDVLVSPTVATRTFPHGQFAPDHLADRPLREQLLGWFLTYPFNLLTTPAMSVPAGFTADGGPVGLQLATGLHQDALLLRTAAALEEKRPWAQHFPASCR from the coding sequence ATGACCGACCCGAACACCCCCGCACCCGACGAGATCGGGTGGCTGAGCGCCACCGACCTGGTCGCCGCCGTCCGCTCCCGCCGCCTCCGGGTGGCCGACGTCGCGGAGGCCCTGATCGAGCGGGTCGAGCGGCTGAACCCTGCCCTGAACGCCCTCGTGTGGTTCGACGCCGAGCAGGTCCGCCGGGACGCCGCCGCCCTGGACGCCGCGCAGGACGCGGGTGCCGACCTCGGCCCACTGCACGGCGTGCCGTTCACGATCAAGGACCTGACCGCCGTCGCCGGGGTGCCCCTGACCTTCGGGATGAAGCCGCTCGCCGAGAACCTCGCCGACCACGACGCGGTGATCGTCGAGCGCCTGGTCGGCGCCGGCGGGCTCTTCCTCGGCAAGACCAACACCCCCGAGTCGGGCTACAAGGCCTGCACCGACAACCACCTGTTCGGCCCGACGCACAATCCGTGGAAGCCCGGCTTCAACGCGGGCGGCTCCTCCGGCGGGGCCGGGGCCGCCGTCGCCGCGGGGCTCGGCCCCCTCGCCGAGGCCAGCGACGGCGGGGGCTCGGTGCGGATCCCCGCATCCCTGTGCGGTGTCGTCGGGGTGAAGGCGTCCACCGGCCGGATCCCGCAGACGGTGCTCCCCGGTCGCTACTACTCGTGGGCCTACCACGGCCCGATCACGCGGACCGTCGCCGACGCCGCGCTGATGCTGGACGTCGTCACCGGTCCCGACCCGCGCGACCCGCTCAGCCTCCCCGACCGGGTCGACTTCACCGCCGCCATCGCCGACCGGGACCTCACCGGCGTCCGGGTCGCCTGGTCGCCGGACCTCGGTCTCGGCATCCCCGTGGATCCCGAGATCCTCGCCGTGTGCGAGGAGGCGGTCGGTGCGCTGGCGGCCGCCGGCGCCGAGGTCGAGAAGGCGGAGCCCGACTGGGGCGAGCTCGACCCGCAGCTCGCGATGTGGCACGGCATCTGGGTCCCCGGTTTCGCCTCGGAGCACGACCTGCTCGACTGGCCCTCCCTGCGCGGCGACGTGGACGACGAGCTCATCGAGCTGGTCGCCGAGGGCGAGCGGCTGACCGGGGTCGACGTCGGTCGTGCCGACGCGGCACGCGGGCAGATGTGGGACGTCTTCACCCGCTTCATGGGTCGGTACGACGTCCTGGTCTCGCCGACCGTCGCCACCCGCACCTTCCCGCACGGCCAGTTCGCCCCGGACCACCTCGCCGACCGCCCGCTGCGCGAGCAGCTGCTCGGCTGGTTCCTGACCTATCCCTTCAACCTGTTGACCACCCCGGCCATGTCCGTGCCGGCCGGCTTCACCGCGGACGGCGGTCCGGTCGGGCTGCAGCTGGCCACCGGCCTGCACCAGGACGCGCTGCTGCTGCGCACGGCGGCGGCACTGGAGGAGAAGCGCCCGTGGGCGCAGCACTTCCCGGCGTCCTGCCGCTGA
- a CDS encoding acyl-CoA thioesterase domain-containing protein produces the protein MAYWHRTAPHTFSPTEHVGGAWDRATQHIAPALGVLAHEVERDRDARRSDGLVVSRLSYDILGTVPIEPIEVAVEVLRPGRTIELVQATASYAGRAVAVLRAWLVEPYDTTPLAGTDLPSIPGPDEMEPWDMAGLWPGGFIASIEIRRKELGPGRSMVWVRTPHALVADEPVSRLAAVAGLVDVTNGIAVRSDPAEVAFPNLDLTAHFLHHPAEGWLGLDTTQSYGAGGIGVTSSKMHDENGPLGTIAQTLTVRP, from the coding sequence GTGGCGTACTGGCACCGGACCGCACCGCACACCTTCTCCCCCACCGAGCACGTGGGCGGCGCCTGGGACCGGGCGACGCAGCACATCGCGCCTGCGCTGGGCGTCCTCGCCCACGAGGTCGAGCGCGATCGCGACGCACGCCGCTCCGACGGGCTGGTGGTCAGCCGGCTGTCCTACGACATCCTCGGCACGGTGCCGATCGAGCCGATCGAGGTGGCCGTGGAGGTCCTCCGGCCCGGCCGGACCATCGAGCTGGTCCAGGCCACGGCGTCGTACGCCGGCCGGGCGGTCGCGGTGCTGCGGGCCTGGCTGGTCGAGCCCTACGACACCACTCCCCTGGCCGGCACCGACCTGCCGTCGATCCCGGGCCCGGACGAGATGGAGCCGTGGGACATGGCCGGGCTGTGGCCGGGCGGGTTCATCGCCTCGATCGAGATCCGCCGCAAGGAGCTGGGCCCGGGCCGCTCGATGGTGTGGGTCCGGACCCCGCACGCGCTGGTCGCCGACGAGCCCGTGAGCCGGCTCGCCGCGGTCGCCGGACTGGTCGACGTGACCAACGGGATCGCGGTGCGGAGCGACCCGGCCGAGGTCGCCTTCCCGAACCTCGACCTGACCGCCCACTTCCTGCACCACCCCGCGGAGGGCTGGCTCGGGCTCGACACCACCCAGTCCTACGGGGCCGGCGGGATCGGCGTCACGAGCTCGAAGATGCACGACGAGAACGGCCCGCTCGGCACCATCGCGCAGACGCTCACCGTGCGCCCGTAG
- a CDS encoding pyridoxamine 5'-phosphate oxidase family protein, which yields MSRTEPTRMPELMSHARADLDALLDSGVLAHVGFVDLDGTPAVLPTAVARWGDLLLAHGSTGSRWMRRVAAGVPVAVSIAVVDGVVVARSAFESSLLYTSAVLFGEFHVLDGADHEAALDVLTDRVLPGRTSEVRRPTRRELAATEVVAMPIETWSLRRSDGWPEDPEHDVAGPAWAGHLRYGPPPVTRHAAPDLRPGTPEPGSLDRVRGVR from the coding sequence ATGAGCCGCACCGAGCCGACCCGGATGCCCGAGCTGATGTCGCACGCCCGGGCCGACCTCGACGCGCTCCTCGACAGCGGGGTGCTCGCCCACGTGGGGTTCGTGGACCTGGACGGCACCCCGGCGGTCCTGCCCACCGCCGTCGCCCGGTGGGGAGACCTGCTGCTCGCCCACGGCTCGACCGGGTCGCGCTGGATGCGCCGGGTCGCGGCCGGGGTCCCGGTCGCCGTCTCGATCGCCGTCGTCGACGGCGTCGTGGTCGCCCGGTCGGCGTTCGAGTCGTCGCTGCTCTACACGAGCGCGGTGCTCTTCGGGGAGTTCCACGTGCTCGACGGGGCCGACCACGAGGCCGCCCTCGACGTGCTGACCGACCGGGTGCTGCCCGGCCGCACGAGCGAGGTTCGCCGTCCGACCCGCCGCGAGCTCGCCGCCACCGAGGTGGTGGCGATGCCGATCGAGACCTGGTCGCTCCGTCGCTCCGACGGCTGGCCCGAGGACCCGGAGCACGACGTCGCCGGACCCGCGTGGGCCGGCCACCTGCGCTACGGCCCACCGCCGGTGACCCGCCACGCGGCACCCGACCTGCGGCCCGGCACGCCCGAGCCGGGCTCGCTCGACCGGGTCCGCGGCGTGCGCTGA
- a CDS encoding LuxR C-terminal-related transcriptional regulator — protein MPVPEPSPGAYPSTSRRARQLLELASTAVPFCAWALGYRDAQSGVMRPLVHTGYRPEMIEFIFGELGDLPLTRRLLARTGTPYFWEDIAGFADGPVAREVLRPSGFTEGTSMSLRGTDGRAVGVAHLSLAEDRVPANARAVLASLTEALGELAETTSRASGVLLTPREREVLALVAKGRTNPQICAELVLSRSTVGTHIEHILAKMGVATRVEAVARAFALDLVDP, from the coding sequence GTGCCCGTCCCCGAACCGTCGCCCGGCGCGTACCCGTCGACGTCGCGCCGTGCTCGCCAGCTCCTCGAGCTGGCGAGCACCGCGGTGCCGTTCTGCGCCTGGGCCCTCGGCTACCGCGACGCGCAGTCGGGCGTGATGCGGCCGCTGGTCCACACCGGCTACCGACCGGAGATGATCGAGTTCATCTTCGGCGAGCTCGGCGACCTCCCGCTGACGCGGCGGCTGCTGGCCCGGACCGGGACGCCGTACTTCTGGGAGGACATCGCCGGCTTCGCCGATGGCCCCGTGGCCCGCGAGGTGCTCCGGCCGAGCGGCTTCACCGAGGGCACCTCCATGTCGCTGCGCGGCACCGACGGACGCGCGGTCGGCGTCGCGCACCTGAGCCTGGCCGAGGACCGGGTCCCCGCCAACGCGCGCGCGGTGCTGGCCAGCCTGACCGAGGCGCTCGGCGAGCTCGCCGAGACCACGTCCCGTGCCTCGGGCGTGCTCCTGACTCCACGGGAGCGGGAGGTCCTCGCGCTGGTCGCGAAGGGCCGGACGAACCCGCAGATCTGTGCCGAGCTGGTGCTCTCACGCAGCACGGTCGGCACCCACATCGAGCACATCCTGGCCAAGATGGGTGTGGCGACCCGGGTCGAGGCCGTGGCCCGGGCGTTCGCGCTGGACCTGGTCGACCCCTGA
- a CDS encoding gamma-glutamyl-gamma-aminobutyrate hydrolase family protein, with protein MRPLIGLSAYREPARWGVWDATADLLPAAYARSVEAAGGVPVLLPPTEPFAQAASDVVRRLDGLVISGGADVDPERYGAAAHPETGGPRRDRDAWELALLDAAASLAPALPVLGICRGMQVMAVHAGGTLDQHVPDLVDHEKHSPGGDVYGRTAVRVAAGSRLGALLDGVAPVACHHHQSVREHPGFAAVAWAADGLLEAIEDPDHPFRLAVQWHPEMDADAGLFAGLVQAASTRRGPG; from the coding sequence GTGCGACCGCTGATCGGGCTCTCGGCCTACCGCGAGCCCGCCCGCTGGGGTGTCTGGGACGCCACGGCCGACCTGCTGCCGGCCGCGTACGCGCGCTCGGTCGAGGCGGCCGGTGGGGTGCCCGTCCTGCTGCCACCGACGGAGCCCTTCGCGCAGGCGGCCAGCGACGTCGTACGACGCCTCGACGGGCTGGTCATCAGCGGCGGCGCCGACGTCGACCCCGAGCGGTACGGCGCCGCGGCCCACCCGGAGACCGGCGGGCCGCGACGCGACCGCGACGCGTGGGAGCTGGCGCTGCTGGACGCGGCCGCCTCGCTCGCTCCAGCACTGCCGGTGCTCGGGATCTGCCGGGGCATGCAGGTGATGGCCGTCCACGCCGGTGGCACCCTCGACCAGCACGTGCCCGACCTCGTCGACCACGAGAAGCACAGCCCCGGCGGGGACGTCTACGGACGCACGGCCGTGCGGGTCGCGGCCGGGAGCCGGTTGGGTGCGCTCCTGGACGGGGTCGCGCCGGTGGCGTGCCACCACCACCAGTCGGTCCGCGAGCATCCCGGCTTCGCCGCCGTGGCCTGGGCCGCCGACGGACTGCTCGAGGCGATCGAGGACCCGGACCACCCGTTCCGGCTGGCCGTGCAGTGGCATCCCGAGATGGACGCGGACGCCGGACTGTTCGCCGGGCTGGTGCAGGCGGCGTCGACGCGGCGGGGGCCGGGATGA
- a CDS encoding GPGG-motif small membrane protein, producing MGMLLWIIAAVLVIAGIVTLLQGSIVLGIVLIVLGLLVGPGGVSIFNGRGNTV from the coding sequence ATGGGCATGCTCTTGTGGATCATCGCGGCTGTCCTGGTGATCGCCGGCATCGTGACCCTGCTGCAGGGCAGCATCGTGCTCGGCATCGTGCTGATCGTTCTCGGCCTGCTGGTCGGCCCCGGCGGCGTCTCGATCTTCAACGGACGCGGCAACACCGTCTGA
- a CDS encoding glycerophosphodiester phosphodiesterase encodes MAATTTAVVALGAAAVPAQAAPGNGNAHAERHPGAEPIVIAHRGASGYRPEHTLAAYRLAIRMGADYVEPDLVSTKDGVLVARHENEISGTTDVAAHPEFAGRRTTRTIDGVSVTGWFTEDFTLAELKTLRAKERLPQVRPDNTRYDGQLEVPTLEEVIQLVKRESGRTGRTIGIAPETKHPSYFDSIGLSLEEPLVRTLRRNGLDRPNAKVVIQSFETANLRQLSTMTRVPLAQLVDGSGAPYDLRAAGSTTTYADLVTPAGLADIATYADWVAPTKGLVIPRDGSGAIGAPSALVADAHAAGLRVVTWTMRVENQFLPTNHRIGTDPNAKGDLAGEVDAFLDAGVDALFSDNPDIAVATRDSWLAGEGAA; translated from the coding sequence ATGGCTGCCACCACCACCGCCGTCGTCGCCCTCGGCGCCGCCGCCGTCCCCGCGCAGGCCGCGCCCGGCAACGGCAACGCCCACGCCGAGCGGCACCCCGGTGCCGAGCCGATCGTGATCGCGCACCGCGGCGCCTCGGGCTACCGCCCCGAGCACACGCTCGCCGCGTACCGCCTCGCCATCCGGATGGGTGCCGACTACGTCGAGCCCGACCTCGTCTCCACCAAGGACGGGGTGCTCGTCGCGCGGCACGAGAACGAGATCAGCGGGACGACCGATGTCGCCGCCCACCCGGAGTTCGCGGGCCGGCGCACGACCAGGACCATCGACGGCGTCAGCGTCACCGGCTGGTTCACCGAGGACTTCACCCTCGCCGAGCTCAAGACGCTGCGGGCCAAGGAGCGGCTGCCGCAGGTCCGCCCCGACAACACCCGCTACGACGGCCAGCTCGAGGTCCCGACGCTCGAGGAGGTGATCCAGCTCGTCAAGCGCGAGTCGGGCCGCACCGGGCGGACCATCGGCATCGCGCCGGAGACCAAGCACCCGTCGTACTTCGACTCGATCGGGCTCTCCCTCGAGGAGCCGCTCGTGCGCACCCTTCGCCGCAACGGCCTCGACCGGCCCAACGCCAAGGTCGTCATCCAGTCCTTCGAGACCGCCAACCTGCGTCAGCTCTCGACGATGACCCGCGTCCCGCTGGCCCAGCTCGTCGACGGCAGCGGGGCGCCGTACGACCTGAGGGCGGCCGGCTCCACCACGACGTACGCCGACCTGGTCACGCCCGCCGGCCTCGCCGACATCGCGACCTACGCCGACTGGGTGGCACCGACGAAGGGCCTGGTCATCCCGCGCGACGGGTCCGGCGCGATCGGTGCACCGAGCGCGCTGGTCGCCGACGCGCACGCCGCCGGTCTGCGCGTGGTGACCTGGACGATGCGCGTCGAGAACCAGTTCCTGCCGACCAACCACCGCATCGGCACCGACCCGAACGCGAAGGGCGACCTCGCCGGCGAGGTCGACGCCTTCCTCGACGCCGGTGTCGACGCGCTGTTCTCCGACAACCCGGACATCGCCGTCGCCACCCGCGACTCCTGGCTGGCGGGCGAGGGCGCGGCCTGA
- a CDS encoding SDR family oxidoreductase, translated as MRVAVVGGHGQIARLLHPLLVSAGHQPVALVRREAQRTALEAVGAEVRLLDIENDDVAGFTRAFEGCDAVVFSAGGGPDGNAARKRSVDLEGSLKSAAAASASGIRRFVQVSAIDVDQPVAPDAGEVWAAYVAAKRDADAALRAGPLDWTILRPGRLTDEPATGRVALGADVPRGEVTRADVALVVAAVLDRTEAVHHQWNLVGGDVPVADAVARAAAS; from the coding sequence ATGCGCGTCGCCGTCGTCGGAGGTCACGGACAGATCGCCCGCCTGCTGCACCCCCTGCTGGTCTCAGCCGGCCACCAGCCGGTCGCCCTGGTGCGCCGCGAGGCCCAGCGGACCGCACTCGAGGCGGTGGGTGCCGAGGTCCGGCTGCTCGACATCGAGAACGACGACGTCGCTGGCTTCACCCGGGCGTTCGAGGGCTGCGACGCGGTCGTGTTCAGCGCCGGCGGTGGCCCCGACGGCAACGCGGCCCGCAAGCGCAGCGTCGACCTGGAGGGCTCGCTGAAGTCCGCGGCCGCCGCGTCGGCGTCGGGCATCCGCCGCTTCGTCCAGGTCTCGGCGATCGACGTGGACCAGCCCGTCGCACCCGACGCCGGCGAGGTGTGGGCGGCGTACGTCGCCGCCAAGCGTGACGCCGACGCGGCGCTGCGTGCCGGCCCGCTGGACTGGACGATCCTGCGGCCGGGCCGGCTCACCGACGAGCCGGCCACCGGCCGGGTCGCGCTCGGGGCCGACGTCCCGCGCGGCGAGGTCACCCGGGCCGACGTCGCCCTGGTCGTCGCGGCCGTGCTCGATCGCACCGAGGCCGTGCACCACCAGTGGAACCTGGTGGGCGGTGACGTCCCCGTCGCCGACGCGGTCGCGCGGGCCGCGGCCTCCTGA
- a CDS encoding HIT family protein produces the protein MADCVFCSIVAGDTEADVVLDEPDLLAFLDRRPVFKGHVLLVPRTHVVTLPDLPAGQRDGFLGAAQRLASAVVDGLGAQGSFVAMNNVVSQSVPHLHLHVVPRTKGDGLRGFFWPRTKYAAGESAQYAARLRTALSEGRC, from the coding sequence ATGGCGGACTGTGTCTTCTGCTCCATCGTCGCCGGCGACACCGAGGCGGACGTCGTGCTCGACGAGCCCGACCTGCTCGCGTTCCTCGACCGGCGCCCGGTGTTCAAGGGCCACGTCCTGCTCGTGCCCCGGACCCACGTCGTGACGCTGCCCGACCTCCCGGCCGGGCAGCGTGACGGCTTCCTGGGCGCAGCGCAGCGCCTGGCGAGCGCGGTGGTCGACGGGCTCGGGGCGCAGGGCAGCTTCGTGGCGATGAACAACGTGGTCAGCCAGTCGGTGCCGCACCTGCACCTGCACGTCGTACCGCGGACCAAGGGGGACGGGCTGCGTGGCTTCTTCTGGCCGCGCACCAAGTACGCCGCGGGGGAGTCCGCACAGTACGCCGCCCGCCTGCGGACGGCCCTCAGCGAAGGCCGATGTTGA